From the Hymenobacter yonginensis genome, one window contains:
- a CDS encoding zinc ribbon domain-containing protein YjdM codes for MDVKDSNGNLLAEGDSVTLIKDLKVKGSSLTLKRGTVVKNIRLTNSPAEIEGRAGGSTMVLKTEFLKKA; via the coding sequence GGACGTAAAAGACAGCAACGGCAACCTGCTCGCGGAAGGCGATTCGGTGACGCTCATCAAGGACCTAAAAGTAAAAGGCTCCTCGCTCACGCTCAAGCGCGGCACGGTGGTCAAGAACATCCGCCTCACCAACTCGCCCGCCGAAATTGAAGGCCGGGCCGGTGGCAGCACGATGGTGCTCAAAACCGAATTCCTGAAGAAAGCCTAA